One segment of Desmodus rotundus isolate HL8 chromosome 6, HLdesRot8A.1, whole genome shotgun sequence DNA contains the following:
- the YAE1 gene encoding protein YAE1 homolog isoform X3 translates to MEGYRDGLEAGKAVTLQQGFNQGYKEGAEIIMNYGQLRGTLSALLSWCHLHNNSSALISKINNLLDAVDQCEEHVLKHLKSITPQPHVVDLLDSIQDMDLCHVVPAEKKIDEAKDERLCENNAEFNKTCSKSLNGVGCSKCYGTQEHTRSENPSLTWILEQTASLVKQLGVSVDILQYLKQL, encoded by the exons ATG GAAGGCTATAGAGATGGACTAGAGGCTGGCAAAGCAGTAACTCTTCAACAAGGCTTCAATCAAGGTTATAAAGAAGGTGCAGAAATCATTATGAACTATGGACAACTCAGAGGAACtttgag TGCTTTGCTCTCCTGGTGTCACCTTCACAATAATAGTTCAGCTTTgatcagtaaaataaataatctccTGGATGCAGTTGACCAGTGCGAAGAGCATGTGCTCAAACATCTGAAATCAATCACCCCACAGCCCCATGTTGTCGATTTATTGGACTCCATTCAGGATATGGACCTTTGTCATGTAGTTCCAGCTGAGAAAAAGATTGATGAAGCTAAAGATGAAAGACTCTGTGAAAATAATGCCGAGTTTAACAAAACCTGTAGCAAGAGTCTTAACGGGGTAGGTTGTTCAAAATGTTACGGAACACAGGAGCATACACGTTCTGAAAATCCAAGCCTCACTTGGATTTTAGAACAGACAGCAAGTTTAGTAAAACAGCTGGGAGTATCAGTAGACATATTACAGTACCTCAAGCAACTTTga
- the YAE1 gene encoding protein YAE1 homolog isoform X2 has translation MSWVQAAPLVPAVGKEGEVFDEEADESLLVQREWQSHMRRRVKEGYRDGLEAGKAVTLQQGFNQGYKEGAEIIMNYGQLRGTLSALLSWCHLHNNSSALISKINNLLDAVDQCEEHVLKHLKSITPQPHVVDLLDSIQDMDLCHVVPAEKKIDEAKDERLCENNAEFNKTCSKSLNGEFMNYRGILMVCS, from the exons ATGTCGTGGGTTCAAGCTGCTCCTCTGGTCCCAGCAGTTGGAAAGGAGGGGGAAGTGTTTGACGAGGAAGCAGACGAGTCGCTCCTGGTGCAGCGAGAATGGCAGAGCCACATGCGGAGACGAGTCAAA GAAGGCTATAGAGATGGACTAGAGGCTGGCAAAGCAGTAACTCTTCAACAAGGCTTCAATCAAGGTTATAAAGAAGGTGCAGAAATCATTATGAACTATGGACAACTCAGAGGAACtttgag TGCTTTGCTCTCCTGGTGTCACCTTCACAATAATAGTTCAGCTTTgatcagtaaaataaataatctccTGGATGCAGTTGACCAGTGCGAAGAGCATGTGCTCAAACATCTGAAATCAATCACCCCACAGCCCCATGTTGTCGATTTATTGGACTCCATTCAGGATATGGACCTTTGTCATGTAGTTCCAGCTGAGAAAAAGATTGATGAAGCTAAAGATGAAAGACTCTGTGAAAATAATGCCGAGTTTAACAAAACCTGTAGCAAGAGTCTTAACGGG gagtTCATGAACTACAGAGGAATACTAATGGTGTGCTCCTGA
- the YAE1 gene encoding protein YAE1 homolog isoform X1, whose amino-acid sequence MSWVQAAPLVPAVGKEGEVFDEEADESLLVQREWQSHMRRRVKEGYRDGLEAGKAVTLQQGFNQGYKEGAEIIMNYGQLRGTLSALLSWCHLHNNSSALISKINNLLDAVDQCEEHVLKHLKSITPQPHVVDLLDSIQDMDLCHVVPAEKKIDEAKDERLCENNAEFNKTCSKSLNGVGCSKCYGTQEHTRSENPSLTWILEQTASLVKQLGVSVDILQYLKQL is encoded by the exons ATGTCGTGGGTTCAAGCTGCTCCTCTGGTCCCAGCAGTTGGAAAGGAGGGGGAAGTGTTTGACGAGGAAGCAGACGAGTCGCTCCTGGTGCAGCGAGAATGGCAGAGCCACATGCGGAGACGAGTCAAA GAAGGCTATAGAGATGGACTAGAGGCTGGCAAAGCAGTAACTCTTCAACAAGGCTTCAATCAAGGTTATAAAGAAGGTGCAGAAATCATTATGAACTATGGACAACTCAGAGGAACtttgag TGCTTTGCTCTCCTGGTGTCACCTTCACAATAATAGTTCAGCTTTgatcagtaaaataaataatctccTGGATGCAGTTGACCAGTGCGAAGAGCATGTGCTCAAACATCTGAAATCAATCACCCCACAGCCCCATGTTGTCGATTTATTGGACTCCATTCAGGATATGGACCTTTGTCATGTAGTTCCAGCTGAGAAAAAGATTGATGAAGCTAAAGATGAAAGACTCTGTGAAAATAATGCCGAGTTTAACAAAACCTGTAGCAAGAGTCTTAACGGGGTAGGTTGTTCAAAATGTTACGGAACACAGGAGCATACACGTTCTGAAAATCCAAGCCTCACTTGGATTTTAGAACAGACAGCAAGTTTAGTAAAACAGCTGGGAGTATCAGTAGACATATTACAGTACCTCAAGCAACTTTga
- the YAE1 gene encoding protein YAE1 homolog isoform X4 encodes MSWVQAAPLVPAVGKEGEVFDEEADESLLVQREWQSHMRRRVKEGYRDGLEAGKAVTLQQGFNQGYKEGAEIIMNYGQLRGTLSALLSWCHLHNNSSALISKINNLLDAVDQCEEHVLKHLKSITPQPHVVDLLDSIQDMDLCHVVPAEKKIDEAKDERLCENNAEFNKTCSKSLNGALR; translated from the exons ATGTCGTGGGTTCAAGCTGCTCCTCTGGTCCCAGCAGTTGGAAAGGAGGGGGAAGTGTTTGACGAGGAAGCAGACGAGTCGCTCCTGGTGCAGCGAGAATGGCAGAGCCACATGCGGAGACGAGTCAAA GAAGGCTATAGAGATGGACTAGAGGCTGGCAAAGCAGTAACTCTTCAACAAGGCTTCAATCAAGGTTATAAAGAAGGTGCAGAAATCATTATGAACTATGGACAACTCAGAGGAACtttgag TGCTTTGCTCTCCTGGTGTCACCTTCACAATAATAGTTCAGCTTTgatcagtaaaataaataatctccTGGATGCAGTTGACCAGTGCGAAGAGCATGTGCTCAAACATCTGAAATCAATCACCCCACAGCCCCATGTTGTCGATTTATTGGACTCCATTCAGGATATGGACCTTTGTCATGTAGTTCCAGCTGAGAAAAAGATTGATGAAGCTAAAGATGAAAGACTCTGTGAAAATAATGCCGAGTTTAACAAAACCTGTAGCAAGAGTCTTAACGGG